Sequence from the Streptomyces peucetius genome:
GTCTGCGCGTCCGGGGCCCGCTCCGCCACGGCCTGCGCCGTCCTCGCGGAGCACGGCATCACGGCCGCCACCCTCACCGGCGGCACGGCCGCCTGGGTCCGGCTCGGCAACGACGTGCACCAGCCGGCCGGTGGCCGCACGGTGTGGGCGATGGAACGGCAGGTCCGCTTCACGGCCGGGTCCCTGGTCCTGGCCGGGCTCGCGCTCGGACGGCGGCGTCCGGGGGCTCGGCTGCTCTGTGCCGGCATCGCCGGCGGTCTGGTCTTCTCCGCGCTCACGGACACCTGCGGCATGGCCCGGGTACTCGCCAGGCTTCCGCACAACCGGCCCCGGCCCACGGACCTGGACGCCACTCTCGCCGCGCTGTCCGGATGAGTTCCCGGCGTCCTGCGGCGGCGGTGCGGCGGCCCGCGCCGGAGCGCGCCAGACTTGTGGCAGGAGAAGACCACCGGCACCGCCGCGCCGTGAAGGGACCCGATGGGCGATGAGACACCGCAGCGTGGCCGACCTCATGACTCCGCAGGCCGTCGCCGTCCAGCGCGGCACCACCTTCAAGGAGATCGCCCGGCTGCTCGACGAGTACGGCATCACGGCCGTACCGGTCGTCGACGACGACGAGCGTCCCATCGGGGTCGTGTCGGAGGCCGACCTGCTGCGCAGGCACACCTCCAATGACGGAAGCGAGACGGCCGGCGAGCTGATGACGAGCCCCGCCGTGGTGGCGCGGCCGGAGTGGAGCGCCGTCGAGGCCGCGAGGGTGATGGAGGAACGGCGCGTCAAGCGGCTGCCCGTGGTCGACCGCTCGGGCGTCCTCATCGGCGTGGTCAGCCGCAGTGATCTGCTCCAGCTGTTCCTGCGGCGGGACCGGGCCATCCAGGAGGAGATCGTGGAGGACGTGCTCGCCGGCACGCTGGGCGTGTCGCCGGCCGCAGTCACCGTCGAGGTGGCCGACGGC
This genomic interval carries:
- a CDS encoding rhodanese-like domain-containing protein, yielding MTTPTGLAPAQARARLHELTVIDVRTPGEYASGHLPGAHNVPLDHLRTALPALRTAAGRGDLLVVCASGARSATACAVLAEHGITAATLTGGTAAWVRLGNDVHQPAGGRTVWAMERQVRFTAGSLVLAGLALGRRRPGARLLCAGIAGGLVFSALTDTCGMARVLARLPHNRPRPTDLDATLAALSG
- a CDS encoding CBS domain-containing protein, coding for MRHRSVADLMTPQAVAVQRGTTFKEIARLLDEYGITAVPVVDDDERPIGVVSEADLLRRHTSNDGSETAGELMTSPAVVARPEWSAVEAARVMEERRVKRLPVVDRSGVLIGVVSRSDLLQLFLRRDRAIQEEIVEDVLAGTLGVSPAAVTVEVADGRVTLSGTLPRRSLVPVVVRLCESVDGTVTVVDRLSYEHDDAPDGTSAAR